From Chitinivorax sp. B:
TTTTTATTTTTGAAATAGACTGCTAAAGAGGAGATCTACACGCGTAAGATCGTCGGCAGCGTCAGATGTGTATAATGGACAGGGCATTTGCCAGCTCTGGCAAATGCGTTGACATTGCCTCCGCCGGAACGGCCAATGGGGTCAAAGTTCAACAATGGGCATGTAACAACACGGCAGCACAGCAATTCGATATCTCCGCCATCAGCAATGGCATTTATCGCCTGAGCAACGCAAACAGCAGTAAAGTGTGGGATGTCAGTGACCGCAAAACCACTCCTGGTACCCTCCTGGTACAGTGGGTCGAGAACGGCGGGCAGCATCAGCAGTTTGTGTTCAAGAAACAGGCAGATGGCTACCAGATCAAAGCGGTACATAGCGGCTTATGTGTGGAGGCCAATGGCACAACTGACGGCACACAACTGGTTCAGAACAATTGCCACGGCCAAGCCAGCCAGCGCTTCCTCCTGACCCATACCGCCAGCCCGGCATCCAAACCCGGCCCAAATGGCCGCATTGGCAATACCCTGTGTGTCAATTCAGACGGCCCCAATGGCAAAGATGCCTATACGCTGCTCCGTAACCAATTAGGCAACGACACCGTAGAAGCACCCGACAACGCCCACAATCCGCCGATTCCCCACATCAAGGAAGCCAGCGACAATCAGGTGGGTACCCATTTCGTATTCTTGGCACACGAACCCATCGATGGCGACCGGGATAACAACCAGGCAGATCGTTCCCGTATTGAGGTCAAAGTCGGCCCTGGTTCTGCAGACTGGTTGAAGGCCAAAAACGGCAGCACCTTTACCTATACCTGGCGCTTCAAGATCGACCCGGCAATGAAGTTTTCCAACCGATTTACCCACCTGCACCAGATCAAGGCCAAAGGCGGAAGTGACGGCACCCCCATCATTACCCTGACTGGGCGGGCCGGCAACCCAAATGACTGGCTGGAATTGCAGCATGTCGATGACGCAGACAAAACCACCAAAATCAAACGTGTCAGCATGATTGGCATCAAGGGTATCTGGCTGGATGTGACCGAACAGATCACCTATGGGGAACGCGGCAGCTATGCGGTAACCGTCAAGAAACCCGATGGCAGCACCATCATGCAAACTGGCAAGCTATCGTTACCAATGTGGCGAACCGGCGCAGAATATGTGCGCCCCAAATGGGGCATCTATCGTGGCCATTCCGACATGTTGAATCAAACTGAAGACCAGGTCAGGTTCGCTAATTTCGGAATAACAGCGGGTAACAAACCCGACAGCAACTGCCGCTAAATCCCACACCATAACCGCCAGCCGATTGCTCCTGGCTCGATGTGATCATCAGCCAGGCTCTGCGGCGCTCAGGGTGTCGCCCAGCCAGAGGTGATCCTGGGTCGGGCTTTGCGTGGCCGGGTCGGCGTGTTCCGCCAGCAGGTGGCCGGCCTCGTCGTAGACGAACTGGATCGGATTGCCATAGCTGGTCTTGATCGCCAGTTGCCCTTGGTTTTGTAACAGAGGGCACGGTCATGGGCATTATCGCCCATGACTACAATGCAGCAAGCAATCACTTGCAAACTGATTACTACTTAATATGAAGAGATGAGTTACACCACCCGTCTAAAAAGTC
This genomic window contains:
- a CDS encoding RICIN domain-containing protein, whose protein sequence is MDRAFASSGKCVDIASAGTANGVKVQQWACNNTAAQQFDISAISNGIYRLSNANSSKVWDVSDRKTTPGTLLVQWVENGGQHQQFVFKKQADGYQIKAVHSGLCVEANGTTDGTQLVQNNCHGQASQRFLLTHTASPASKPGPNGRIGNTLCVNSDGPNGKDAYTLLRNQLGNDTVEAPDNAHNPPIPHIKEASDNQVGTHFVFLAHEPIDGDRDNNQADRSRIEVKVGPGSADWLKAKNGSTFTYTWRFKIDPAMKFSNRFTHLHQIKAKGGSDGTPIITLTGRAGNPNDWLELQHVDDADKTTKIKRVSMIGIKGIWLDVTEQITYGERGSYAVTVKKPDGSTIMQTGKLSLPMWRTGAEYVRPKWGIYRGHSDMLNQTEDQVRFANFGITAGNKPDSNCR